In Prionailurus viverrinus isolate Anna chromosome C2, UM_Priviv_1.0, whole genome shotgun sequence, one DNA window encodes the following:
- the CC2H21orf62 gene encoding uncharacterized protein C21orf62 homolog → MAPPSGHSLLLTSALGILVLGCFTGGQKNSTLIFTKENTIRNCTCSADVRDCDYTLANLMCSCHTVLPSAIEQTSYDDRLTVWFTDASALGLLLNFTLVRDLKLSLCSPNTLPAEYLAICGLERLRVNTEARRPLPEQSLLIHDGRESEPGEKPARLPGGRHTCMCISFLDVALFNGNSSLKAYSIENVANTTNHFPHFSYFETFPILSNQSYVVTFIY, encoded by the coding sequence ATGGCCCCACCTTCTGGGCACAGCCTCCTGCTGACCAGCGCCCTGGGCATCCTTGTCCTAGGTTGCTTCACAGGAGGTCAGAAGAACAGCACTCTGATCTTCACGAAGGAAAACACCATTCGGAACTGCACTTGCTCCGCGGACGTCCGGGACTGTGACTACACTTTGGCCAACTTGATGTGCAGCTGCCACACCGTCCTGCCTTCCGCAATAGAGCAAACCAGCTACGACGACCGACTGACCGTCTGGTTCACAGATGCGTCTGCACTGGGCCTTCTGCTGAACTTCACGTTGGTCCGGGACCTGAAGCTCTCTCTGTGCAGCCCCAACACTCTCCCCGCTGAATACCTGGCTATCTGCGGTCTGGAGAGGCTTCGGGTCAACACCGAGGCCAGGCGGCCGTTGCCAGAGCAGAGCTTACTCATCCACGACGGCAGGGAAAGTGAACCCGGAGAGAAGCCCGCACGGTTACCCGGAGGCCGGCATACGTGTATGTGTATCTCATTCTTAGATGTGGCGCTTTTCAACGGGAATTCATCCTTAAAAGCATACAGTATAGAAAACGTTGCCAACACCACCAACCATTTCCCCCACTTTTCTTACTTTGAAACCTTCCCAATTTTGAGCAACCAAAGCTATGTTGTCACGTTCATTTACTAA